One window of the Colletotrichum destructivum chromosome 4, complete sequence genome contains the following:
- a CDS encoding Putative mediator complex, subunit Med18 — protein MYELFLTTLVDDDDIQAACSVLGGLCAMPPWQSLHRVLYFKGPAKPGGISNQNSIPKTPRKDIQMLWKDLHQQLSRQSYILQARYEVFKDKDFGPNAPELDFNARPGTLRWTDFPDPPQNRSSVTQRKKTEIWDQKNLLSVMRDNNYQFKSEAVEETYQFFRDDVEFCFSRHYILQMNGDNGPLTQTATWDTMSPADPGRRWMFLIKVHVHQDNKPDEILKAHEQLANIRRELEGVFDFKMFDRRIHDTRVAVEMRNAPAPLPQVMTVTDQR, from the exons ATGTACGAGCTCTTTCTCACAACGCttgtcgacgatgatgacatcCAGGCGGCTTGCTCCGTCCTGGGCGGTCTTTGCGCCATGCCCCCATGGCAGAGTCTCCATCGTGTGCTCTACTTCAAGGGCCCGGCCAAACCTGGCGGAATCTCGAACCAGAACTCAATCCCCAAAACCCCACGGAAAGACATACAGATGCTGTGGAAGGACCTGCACCAGCAACTGAGTCGTCAATCCTACATCCTTCAGGCCCGATATGAGGTCTTCAAGGATAAGGACTTCGGCCCGAACGCTCCGGAACTGGACTTCAATGCGCGCCCCGGCACCCTCCGATGGACCGACTTCCCTGACCCTCCCCAGAACCGCTCGTCGGTCACGCAGCGTAAGAAGACGGAGATCTGGGACCAGAAGAACTTGTTATCTGTTATGAGAGACAACAACTACCA ATTCAAAAGCGAGGCTGTAGAGGAGACGTATCAATTTTTCAGAGACGACGTCGAGTTTTGCTTTTCCAGACACTACATCCTGCAGATGAACGGCGACAATGGCCCTCTCACGCAGACGGCCACGTGGGATACCATGTCTCCGGCCGATCCGGGACGGCGTTGGATGTTCTTGATCAAGGTCCATGTGCATCAAGACAACAAGCCCGACGAGATTCTCAAGGCTCACGAGCAGTTGGCCAACATTCGACGCGAGCTTGAGGGTGTCTTCGATTTTAAGATGTTCGACAGACGCATTCACGATACTCGCGTCGCAGTCGAGATGCGGAACGCACCTGCGCCGCTACCTCAGGTCATGACCGTCACTGATCAGCGGTAA
- a CDS encoding Putative HAD-superfamily hydrolase,subfamily IIIA, polynucleotide kinase 3 phosphatase codes for MFSCSRLDVWTALTQTNTKTFFLLFGTPTLRTSRAMSSSTSSTAKRQQRDSISPPPAKRKVQSGTTIANFFKPSSQKPKDRTIWTERAPNDDTPATLLVGRYEPEQPPTESEKRNKVAAFDLDSTLIATASGKKHADAAVDWKWWHPTVPGKLREMYNDQGYRIVVLSNQAGLVLHADPKAKTPKSTKDRVSAFKQKVNAVLTQLDIPTTIYAATEKDIYRKPRPGMWKELCDDYDLVDQVDLKQSIFVGDAGGRIAASKTAKDFSCSDRNFADNVGIEYQTPEEFFLGEKPRSFVREFDVVHYPYPDDSESSGTESLFDKKNKQDIVLSCGPPGAGKSTFFWKHLKPLGYERINQDILKTREKCVQAAKELLEGGQSVAIDNTNADPDTRAVWVQLAQKHQLPIRCLWFKTPLHICEHNDAVRSMNKILNPESRTALPKMAFNGFKSRFKEPKMKEGFQDIIEVDFSFRGTKEEHEAWAKYWL; via the exons ATGTTCAGCTGTTCGCGCCTCGATGTCTGGACCGCTTTGACGCAAACCAACACCAAGACATTCTTCCTTCTGTTTGGAACCCCAACATTACGCACAAGTCGGGCAATGTCATCGTCCACTTCCTCAACCGCAAAGCGGCAACAGAGAGACTCcatctcgccgccgccggccaagcGGAAGGTTCAGAGCGGCACAACCA TCGCAAACTTCTTCAAGCCATCGTCCCAGAAGCCGAAAGACCGAACGATTTGGACCGAACGCGCCCCGAACGATGATACCCCCGCAACTCTGCTTGTCGGCCGCTACGAACCAGAGCAACCCCCCACCGAATCCGAGAAGAGGAACAAGGTTGCTGCCTTTGACCTG GACTCCACCCTGATCGCAACAGCGTCTGGCAAGAAACATGCCGACGCTGCTGTGGACTGGAAGTGGTGGCACCCGACTGTTCCCGGGAAGTTGAGGGAGATGTACAACGACCAGGG GTATCGCATCGTGGTCCTTTCCAACCAAGCCGGTCTTGTTCTCCACGCCGACCCCAAAGCCAAGACCCCGAAATCGACCAAAGACCGAGTCTCCGCGTTCAAGCAAAAGGTCAATGCCGTCCTGACCCAGCTCGACATCCCGACAACTATATACGCCGCAACTGAGAAGGATATCTACCGTAAACCGCGGCCGGGGATGTGGAAGGAGCTTTGCGACGACTACGACCTGGTTGACCAAGTCGACCTGAAGCAAAGCATATTCGTCGGTGATGCAGGAGGTCGCATAGCTGCTTCGAAAACCGCAAAGGACTTCAGCTGCTCTGATCGGAATTTCGCTGACAACGTTGGCATCGAGTATCAGACACCGGAGGAGTTCTTTCTAGGCGAGAAGCCAAGAAGTTTTGTTCGAGAGTTCGACGTTGTCCACTACCCATATCCAGATGACTCCGAGTCCTCCGGAACAGAATCTCTcttcgacaagaagaacaaacaGGACATCGTTCTGTCTTGCGGTCCGCCTGGCGCTGGCAAAAGCACGTTTTTCTGGAAGCACCTGAAGCCACTGGGATATGAACGGATCAATCAAGACATATTGAAGAC TCGAGAAAAGTGCGTCCAGGCTGCCAAAGAACTGCTGGAGGGCGGACAATCTGTCGCAATAG ACAACACCAACGCGGATCCCGATACGAGAGCGGTCTGGGTTCAGTTGGCACAGAAGCACCAGCTACCCATCCGATGCCTGTGGTTCAAGACACCGCTACATATCTGCGAGCACAACGACGCCGTGCGGTCCATGAATAAAATT CTCAATCCCGAGTCTCGGACTGCTCTGCCAAAAATGGCCTTCAATGGCTTCAAGTCACGCTTCAAGGAGccgaagatgaaggagggCTTCCAGGACATCATCGAGGTTGACTTTTCTTTCCGAGGAACTAAGGAAGAGCATGAAGCCTGGGCCAAATACTGGCTGTGA
- a CDS encoding Putative pectate lyase PlyH/PlyE, pectin lyase/virulence factor, producing MKFSAVIAAISATAAFAAPGSESSPNNFGAIEKRASFPIPASKGTVTYKAAQKVSGTFDGGLKTYGRGVKCTGQAEGGDKDAVFILANGATLKNAIIGADQIEGVHCQGSCTIQNVWWTAVCEDALSLKGDGNASVIGGGARGASDKVIQHNGLGTVTIDGFTVVDFGKLYRSCGNCKTMGKRSVVVKNVKAYNGKMLTGINSNKGDTSTITGTCATSVKEICTEFQGTTPGNEPKKLRTGASSACKYSTLKAC from the exons ATGAAGTTCTCCGctgtcatcgccgccatctcggccaccGCTGCCTTCGCCGCCCCCGGCTCCGAGTCCAGCCCCAACAActtcggcgccatcgagaagCGTGCTTCCTTCCCCATCCCCGCCTCCAAGGGAACCGTCACCTACAAGGCCGCCCAGAAGGTCTCTGGCACCTTCGACGGTGGTCTCAAGACCTACGGCCGTGGCGTCAAGTGCACTGGCCAGGCTGAGGGTGGCGAcaaggacgccgtcttcatcctcgccaacggcgccaCCCTCAAGAACGCCATCATCGGTGCCGACCAGATCGAGGGTGTCCACTGCCAGGGCTCCTGCACCATCCAGAACGTCTGGTGGACTGCTGTCTGCGAGGACGCTCTCTCCCTGAAGGGCGACGGCAACGCCAGCGTCATTGGCGG TGGTGCCCGCGGCGCCTCCGACAAGGTCATCCAGCACAACGGTCTCGGCACCGTCACCATCGACGGCTTCACCGTTGTCGACTTCGGCAAGCTGTACCGCTCGTGCGGTAACTGCAAGACCATGGGCAAGCGCTCCGTCGTTGTCAAGAACGTCAAGGCCTACAACGGCAAGATGCTCACCGGCATCAACTCCAACAAGGGTGACACCTCCACCATCACCGGCACCTGCGCCACCTCCGTCAAGGAGATCTGCACCGAGTTCCAGGGCACCACCCCCGGCAACGAGCCCAAGAAGCTCC GCACCGGTGCCAGCTCCGCTTGCAAGTACTCCACCCTCAAGGCCTGCTAA